A region from the Cupriavidus sp. D39 genome encodes:
- a CDS encoding LysR substrate-binding domain-containing protein, whose amino-acid sequence MQIRPLTLIRLSRNLKLSQLLVFERVIETGSILHAAHDMGLTQPAVTKIIQELEAGVDGALFARSNRGVVPTELGLVLARRVKSLLAEFRYMTEELDRFRFGTAGRIVVGTMIAASAHLLPSTIARFKERAPNVTVTVQEGPTALLFPALATGEIDIVVGRLPEIELPISEAFPLTHQALFEDVLEVVVGSSNEVVRQSVTSLHELDRHPWILPTQDSPLRFSVERMFRNAGIALPRDLVESMSVLTNLGLLLTTNRVAVMPRVAATQFVRAGLLRTLSIPELGAFGTVGYSVRTNKELTPACEVFIECLREVAGRNEVG is encoded by the coding sequence ATGCAGATTCGTCCGCTAACACTAATCCGACTAAGCCGGAACCTGAAGCTGAGCCAGTTGTTGGTCTTCGAGCGCGTAATCGAGACCGGTTCGATATTGCATGCTGCCCATGACATGGGGCTTACCCAGCCTGCGGTCACGAAGATCATCCAGGAACTTGAGGCGGGCGTCGATGGTGCCCTCTTCGCCCGCTCCAATCGCGGTGTTGTTCCTACGGAGTTGGGCCTGGTTCTTGCTCGCCGCGTGAAATCGCTTCTCGCGGAGTTCCGGTACATGACCGAGGAGCTTGACCGGTTTCGCTTCGGGACCGCTGGCAGGATCGTCGTCGGAACGATGATTGCCGCATCTGCCCATCTGTTGCCATCCACCATCGCTCGTTTTAAGGAGCGCGCGCCGAACGTCACTGTCACCGTACAGGAGGGGCCAACGGCGCTATTGTTTCCCGCCTTGGCAACAGGTGAAATCGACATCGTTGTCGGCAGGCTGCCAGAGATAGAGCTTCCTATTTCCGAAGCGTTTCCCTTGACGCATCAAGCGCTGTTTGAGGACGTACTCGAGGTGGTGGTAGGCAGCTCAAACGAGGTCGTGCGCCAGTCAGTCACTTCGTTGCATGAACTGGATCGCCACCCCTGGATCTTGCCGACACAAGACTCCCCTTTACGCTTCTCGGTAGAGCGCATGTTCCGCAACGCAGGGATCGCGCTACCCCGCGATCTTGTGGAGTCCATGTCCGTTCTGACAAATCTAGGCCTGCTACTGACCACCAACCGTGTTGCAGTCATGCCACGGGTGGCAGCCACACAGTTTGTTCGGGCTGGTTTGCTACGAACGCTTTCAATTCCAGAACTGGGGGCCTTTGGGACGGTCGGCTA
- a CDS encoding flavin reductase family protein translates to MTSVAMCGLSARQKYWLITGSIGPRPIALVTSVGADGICNAAPYSAFNYMGESPPLFAIAVDHYGDESHRPGELKDTLKNILEKREFVVNMVDDSIVDRAVLCGTDYPAGISEAEAVGFSLAASDTVAVPRIAEAPIAWECRLFKTFEFSAQRSIVFGEIVSMYIREDLFDDEKLRVRVDRFEPVGRLGGPNYCRTSDRRRIPVPTYLPAVGVARE, encoded by the coding sequence ATGACAAGCGTCGCTATGTGCGGGCTCTCGGCCAGGCAAAAGTACTGGCTAATTACCGGCAGCATCGGGCCGCGCCCGATTGCACTGGTAACCAGCGTCGGTGCGGATGGCATTTGCAACGCGGCACCATACAGTGCCTTCAACTACATGGGGGAGAGTCCACCTCTGTTCGCGATCGCGGTGGATCACTATGGCGACGAGAGTCATCGCCCAGGGGAACTGAAGGATACCCTCAAGAATATTCTCGAGAAGCGCGAGTTCGTCGTGAACATGGTCGATGATTCCATCGTGGACCGCGCGGTGCTTTGCGGGACCGATTATCCGGCGGGGATCTCCGAGGCCGAGGCGGTCGGATTCTCGCTTGCGGCTTCCGACACGGTTGCGGTTCCCAGGATTGCCGAGGCGCCCATCGCATGGGAGTGCCGCCTATTCAAGACTTTCGAGTTCTCTGCGCAGCGCTCCATTGTCTTCGGCGAGATAGTTTCGATGTACATCCGCGAAGATCTCTTCGATGATGAGAAGCTCCGGGTAAGGGTCGATCGATTTGAGCCAGTTGGTCGCCTGGGTGGCCCCAACTATTGCCGGACGTCTGACCGTCGCAGGATTCCCGTTCCCACCTATCTGCCGGCGGTTGGTGTTGCCAGGGAGTGA
- a CDS encoding 3-hydroxyanthranilate 3,4-dioxygenase: MLKYGAPFSLTKWVEDHRHLLKPPVGNQQVWQDADFIVTAVGGPNLRTDYHDDPFEEFFYQIEGNAYLGLIVDGKRERVDLREGDMFLLPPHVRHSPQRPEEGSVCLVIERQRPLGAVDGFEWYCDSCGGLVHRVEVQLKSIVDDLPPLFAEFYASEEKRRCKSCGFVHPGRGA; the protein is encoded by the coding sequence ATGTTGAAGTACGGAGCGCCTTTCAGCCTGACAAAATGGGTGGAGGACCATCGGCATCTCCTGAAGCCACCTGTCGGGAATCAACAGGTATGGCAGGACGCTGATTTCATTGTGACCGCTGTCGGCGGACCCAACCTTCGAACGGACTATCACGACGACCCGTTTGAGGAGTTCTTCTACCAGATTGAAGGAAACGCGTACCTGGGCCTCATCGTCGACGGCAAGCGAGAGCGGGTCGACCTTCGGGAGGGGGACATGTTTCTTCTTCCACCCCACGTCCGCCATTCCCCGCAGAGACCGGAGGAAGGCAGTGTCTGTCTCGTGATCGAGAGGCAGCGTCCTCTCGGGGCTGTTGACGGATTCGAGTGGTACTGCGATAGCTGCGGCGGGTTGGTTCATCGAGTGGAGGTGCAACTCAAGAGTATTGTCGATGACCTTCCACCTCTGTTCGCCGAGTTCTATGCGTCAGAAGAAAAGCGGCGCTGCAAGAGCTGCGGCTTCGTTCATCCTGGTCGCGGCGCATAG
- a CDS encoding RidA family protein: MTQSTQARLVQGKATPRGKFPHVVRAGDFLFVSGTSSRRPDNSFVGASADEFGTSSVDVREQTRAVIENIQDILQAEGANLKNVVEITTFLVNMNDFGGYNEVYAEYFDEGGPTRTTVAVHQLPHPLLTIEIKAIAYAPLAKAG, translated from the coding sequence ATGACGCAGTCGACTCAGGCACGATTGGTGCAAGGCAAAGCAACTCCTCGCGGTAAGTTCCCTCACGTCGTGCGCGCAGGTGATTTTCTGTTCGTCTCCGGGACTAGCTCGAGGCGTCCAGACAACAGCTTCGTCGGTGCTTCCGCAGACGAATTCGGTACGTCCTCCGTTGATGTCAGGGAGCAGACCCGTGCCGTGATCGAGAATATCCAAGACATCTTGCAGGCAGAGGGGGCGAACCTCAAGAATGTGGTGGAAATCACTACATTCCTTGTCAACATGAATGACTTTGGCGGCTATAACGAAGTATACGCAGAGTACTTCGACGAAGGCGGTCCCACCCGAACGACTGTCGCAGTCCATCAATTGCCCCACCCGCTGCTGACTATCGAGATCAAGGCGATTGCCTACGCTCCGCTGGCCAAGGCGGGGTAG
- a CDS encoding MFS transporter: MNIELTADVRTRGAARREEIKVVIGACVGTVLEWYDFFLYGSLAIFFSSHFFPAGNSTASYLASLATFGIGFIIRPLGAVVFGRFGDKAGRKATFLATVILMGISTAGIGLLPSYATLGWASPAILIVLRLLQGLALGGEYGGAAAYIAEHTPAGRRGYATGWLQTTATFGFLLSLAVTQICRIWIPADDFALWGWRVPFLASLLLLAVSAYIRTTLSESPVFKRMKAENRTSSAPLRDSLMVGQNVRRMLAVLFGAQAAVGVVWYTCNFYVLYFMTSTLKVPPSDAYGHLVVALIFSLPLYVFFGWLSDKVGRKWIVLIGCGMAVLTFVPIFSQLGKAVNPSLAKFQESVVIRVVSSDCGRSMFSNADAACDKARDFLTQAGLSYRVEPGLAGEPLVTHIGDKALVNFDAKIYREALVSAGYPPVADEKLINRPLMYTLLFLLMVWGAMAYGPMSAYYVELFPAAIRYTSISIPYNIGAGYFGGLAPFMSTALAVNSGNVLGGLWYAIVVGGISVAIGIFVLKETKDVDVNQ; the protein is encoded by the coding sequence ATGAACATTGAACTGACAGCTGATGTACGGACACGGGGTGCTGCCAGACGTGAGGAGATCAAGGTCGTAATAGGCGCTTGCGTCGGCACCGTCCTCGAATGGTACGATTTCTTTCTATATGGAAGCCTAGCGATATTTTTCTCGTCGCATTTCTTCCCTGCAGGGAATTCAACCGCTAGTTATCTTGCTTCGCTGGCGACGTTTGGTATTGGGTTTATCATCCGCCCGCTAGGCGCGGTAGTATTCGGTCGGTTTGGAGACAAGGCCGGGCGAAAGGCCACCTTTCTTGCCACGGTGATCTTAATGGGCATCTCAACGGCAGGTATCGGTTTGCTGCCGTCTTACGCGACGCTTGGCTGGGCTTCTCCAGCCATTCTTATCGTTTTGAGACTTTTGCAAGGATTGGCTCTGGGCGGGGAGTACGGTGGCGCGGCAGCCTACATCGCCGAACATACGCCGGCTGGCCGTCGGGGCTACGCCACAGGCTGGCTCCAGACTACGGCGACTTTCGGATTCCTGCTGTCCCTGGCAGTGACGCAGATCTGCCGGATCTGGATTCCCGCAGATGACTTTGCTTTGTGGGGATGGCGGGTGCCTTTCCTAGCGTCGCTGCTGCTGCTTGCCGTATCCGCGTACATTCGTACGACCCTATCGGAATCTCCAGTCTTCAAGCGCATGAAGGCGGAGAATCGGACCTCAAGCGCGCCTCTGCGTGACAGCCTCATGGTCGGTCAGAACGTGCGGCGCATGCTGGCGGTATTGTTTGGCGCACAAGCCGCGGTCGGCGTTGTTTGGTACACGTGCAACTTCTATGTTCTGTACTTTATGACTTCGACGCTCAAAGTCCCTCCGAGCGACGCTTACGGCCATCTCGTTGTGGCTCTGATCTTCTCGCTTCCGCTCTACGTGTTCTTCGGCTGGCTGTCGGACAAGGTTGGCCGCAAGTGGATCGTGCTCATTGGCTGCGGAATGGCGGTACTTACCTTCGTGCCAATTTTCTCGCAGCTGGGAAAAGCCGTGAATCCCAGTCTCGCCAAATTCCAGGAATCCGTCGTCATCCGTGTTGTCTCCTCTGATTGCGGCCGCAGCATGTTCTCCAACGCCGATGCTGCATGCGACAAAGCTCGCGACTTTCTGACTCAAGCCGGCCTGTCCTACCGCGTAGAGCCAGGTCTGGCGGGGGAGCCGTTGGTCACGCACATTGGAGACAAGGCGCTGGTAAATTTTGATGCGAAGATCTATCGGGAAGCGCTGGTCTCCGCGGGCTATCCGCCCGTCGCGGATGAGAAGCTGATCAATCGCCCTCTGATGTACACGCTGCTGTTCCTGCTAATGGTCTGGGGAGCGATGGCTTATGGCCCCATGTCCGCATACTACGTTGAGCTGTTCCCCGCGGCGATTCGCTACACATCCATCTCCATCCCCTACAACATTGGAGCTGGCTACTTCGGCGGGTTGGCTCCTTTTATGTCGACGGCCCTGGCTGTCAACTCGGGGAACGTCCTTGGAGGGTTGTGGTACGCGATTGTCGTGGGCGGAATCTCGGTTGCCATTGGCATTTTCGTGCTGAAGGAAACCAAGGATGTTGATGTGAATCAGTAG
- a CDS encoding transposase DNA-binding-containing protein produces MSNESGAWVDEEFESLDLGDPRRDRRAKELLKRFAAMPTASIPGACDDWSQTIGAYRFLGNEQIDWRDVMQPHWERTAARAAQFPVVLCIADTTEL; encoded by the coding sequence ATGAGCAACGAGTCGGGGGCGTGGGTGGACGAGGAATTTGAGAGTCTGGATCTTGGTGATCCGCGGCGGGATCGGCGCGCCAAGGAGTTGCTCAAGCGGTTTGCGGCCATGCCTACGGCGAGCATCCCTGGCGCATGCGATGACTGGTCGCAAACCATTGGGGCGTATCGGTTTCTCGGCAATGAGCAGATCGACTGGCGGGACGTGATGCAGCCCCATTGGGAGCGCACTGCAGCGAGGGCCGCGCAGTTTCCGGTAGTGCTGTGCATCGCTGATACGACCGAGCTGTAA
- the ltrA gene encoding group II intron reverse transcriptase/maturase — protein sequence MSDVTSAKPYSIAKRTVWEAYQQVKANRGTAGIDDETIVEFERNLSGNLYKLWNRMSSGSYFPPPVKQVEIPKANGGFRKLGIPTVSDRIAQTVAKLIIEPILDPMFHPDSYGYRPGRSAKQAVAVTRQRCWRYDWVVEFDIKAAFDQIDHGLLMKAVRTHISESWILLYIERWLTAPFEAEDGTRLPRERGTPQGGVVSPILMNLFMHYAFDRWMHRTYPQCPFARYADDAVVHCRNLKQAEALMQSIASRLEECGLTMHPEKSKIVYCRQSRRRGTYPHVQFTFLGFTFRPRAALDKQHRQFTSFLPAASTDAIKRMRQTVRGWKLHRQTPATLAELAQQYNLTIRGWWNYYGAFYRTAMHKLSGYIDRKLVQHPGNSLNK from the coding sequence ATGAGTGACGTGACATCAGCGAAACCTTATAGCATTGCAAAGCGCACCGTATGGGAGGCATACCAGCAAGTAAAGGCTAACCGGGGAACTGCCGGCATCGACGATGAAACAATAGTCGAGTTCGAGCGGAACCTGTCCGGGAATTTGTATAAGCTGTGGAACCGGATGTCGTCGGGGTCGTATTTCCCACCACCGGTCAAGCAAGTGGAAATTCCGAAGGCAAACGGTGGCTTCAGAAAACTCGGTATTCCAACCGTTTCAGATCGGATTGCGCAGACTGTCGCCAAGCTCATCATCGAACCGATACTCGACCCAATGTTTCATCCAGACTCATATGGATATCGGCCGGGGCGTTCGGCGAAACAGGCGGTTGCTGTCACCAGACAACGGTGCTGGCGATATGACTGGGTGGTTGAGTTTGATATCAAGGCGGCCTTCGATCAAATTGATCACGGCCTATTGATGAAGGCGGTCCGCACCCATATCAGCGAAAGCTGGATTCTGCTGTATATCGAGAGGTGGCTGACTGCTCCGTTCGAGGCGGAAGACGGCACTCGTTTGCCGCGGGAACGTGGTACCCCGCAAGGGGGCGTGGTCAGTCCGATCCTGATGAACCTGTTCATGCACTATGCGTTCGACCGCTGGATGCATCGCACCTATCCGCAGTGCCCTTTTGCCCGCTACGCCGACGACGCGGTAGTTCACTGTCGCAATCTAAAGCAGGCGGAAGCCCTGATGCAGTCCATCGCATCGAGGCTAGAGGAGTGTGGACTGACGATGCATCCGGAGAAATCGAAGATCGTATATTGCAGGCAAAGCCGCCGTCGCGGAACCTATCCGCACGTGCAATTCACGTTCCTCGGTTTTACTTTTCGACCGAGAGCGGCGCTCGACAAGCAGCACCGGCAATTCACCAGCTTCCTGCCGGCTGCGAGTACGGATGCCATCAAGCGGATGCGGCAAACGGTGCGTGGGTGGAAGCTACACCGTCAGACTCCGGCGACGCTTGCCGAACTGGCGCAGCAATACAACCTGACGATACGTGGGTGGTGGAACTACTATGGGGCGTTCTATCGGACAGCAATGCACAAGCTCTCTGGTTATATCGATCGAAAACTAGTACAACATCCCGGAAATAGCTTGAATAAATAA
- a CDS encoding IS630 family transposase has translation MSRGRYATPVKLAKKERQELLSLIERKTAPQRDVMRARIALWAHEGHANTVIARELGVSVQTVCLWRKRIAQQGAQGIREGERSGRPPRITHEARLQLIALACETQEPEGRVTPTLDEIVARAVERGVVEQISRSQVQRILQAGDVRPHRVQQWLHSPDPAFREKVNGICKLYRKAPRNAVVLSIDEKTGIQAIERKHPGRVPAPGRLRRREFEYIRHGTQALIAALDVHTGQVLADCRDRRTQDDLVAFMERVASAYPGKQVHVVWDNLNTHCAQAVWQAFNARHDERFHFHFTPLHASWVNQIELWFARYTRRVLRHASHTSIAHLRERTEQFIRAHNQAARPFKWSFRGYPLQTGAS, from the coding sequence ATGAGTCGAGGCCGCTATGCAACGCCAGTGAAGCTGGCGAAGAAAGAAAGACAGGAACTGTTATCGCTGATCGAGCGCAAGACGGCGCCGCAGCGAGATGTGATGCGCGCGCGAATCGCGTTGTGGGCCCACGAGGGCCACGCCAATACAGTCATTGCGCGGGAACTGGGTGTATCGGTGCAAACGGTCTGCCTGTGGCGCAAGCGTATTGCCCAGCAAGGTGCCCAAGGCATTCGCGAGGGCGAGCGCAGCGGCCGTCCGCCGCGCATCACGCACGAGGCGCGACTACAGTTGATCGCGCTGGCTTGTGAGACGCAGGAACCTGAGGGGCGGGTCACGCCCACGCTCGATGAGATTGTGGCGCGCGCCGTGGAGCGTGGCGTTGTCGAGCAGATCAGCCGCAGCCAAGTGCAGCGCATTCTGCAGGCCGGCGACGTGCGTCCGCACCGGGTCCAGCAATGGCTACATAGCCCAGACCCCGCCTTTCGCGAGAAGGTCAACGGCATTTGCAAACTGTACCGCAAGGCGCCGCGAAACGCGGTGGTGCTCAGTATCGACGAGAAGACCGGCATTCAGGCCATCGAGCGTAAGCACCCGGGACGGGTACCCGCGCCGGGGCGGCTGCGTCGGCGTGAGTTTGAATATATTCGTCACGGCACCCAGGCGTTGATTGCGGCGCTTGACGTGCATACCGGACAGGTGCTGGCAGACTGCCGCGACCGGCGCACCCAGGACGATCTGGTCGCCTTCATGGAGCGCGTGGCAAGCGCGTACCCGGGCAAACAGGTGCACGTCGTCTGGGACAACCTGAACACACATTGTGCCCAGGCCGTCTGGCAGGCGTTTAACGCGCGGCACGATGAGCGGTTTCACTTCCACTTCACGCCGTTGCACGCAAGTTGGGTCAATCAGATCGAACTCTGGTTTGCCCGCTACACGCGCCGGGTACTGCGCCATGCGAGTCACACCAGCATCGCGCACCTGCGCGAGCGCACCGAGCAGTTTATCCGCGCGCACAATCAGGCGGCACGCCCGTTCAAATGGAGCTTCCGGGGCTATCCGCTGCAAACCGGCGCATCGTAA
- a CDS encoding DUF1206 domain-containing protein — protein MAPNSGGKAEQAGDSASLKVLARVGLIAYGVVHLLIGWLALQIAWGAPAGKSADISGALRTLADQPFGRILLWLVAVGMVALALWQASEAIWGYRNRVGAKRVRNQVTSGAKAVIYAALGVSAASVVLGWGSWDAQSQQQTTSGVLAWPAGRVIVVVTGLIIIGVGVAGMVKGVKKSFNEEIDTSSMSPVARKGVARLGQVGYIAKGVALGVVGGLLSYAALTFHRQKAPGLDGALHAILAQPLGRFLLTAVALGFVAFGLFAMLESRYRRM, from the coding sequence ATGGCACCCAATTCCGGTGGCAAGGCCGAACAGGCCGGCGACAGCGCGTCGCTGAAGGTGCTCGCCCGCGTCGGGTTGATCGCTTACGGCGTTGTGCACCTCTTGATCGGCTGGCTGGCGCTGCAGATCGCATGGGGCGCGCCGGCCGGCAAGAGCGCCGACATCTCCGGGGCGCTGAGAACATTGGCTGATCAGCCCTTTGGCAGGATCCTGCTATGGCTGGTTGCGGTCGGCATGGTGGCGCTCGCGCTCTGGCAGGCCAGTGAAGCCATCTGGGGCTATCGCAACCGCGTAGGTGCCAAACGGGTCCGCAATCAAGTCACCAGCGGGGCCAAGGCCGTGATCTACGCCGCCCTGGGGGTCAGCGCAGCTTCGGTCGTGCTCGGCTGGGGATCGTGGGACGCGCAGTCCCAGCAGCAAACCACCTCAGGTGTGCTGGCGTGGCCCGCCGGGCGGGTGATCGTCGTGGTCACGGGGCTGATCATCATTGGCGTCGGCGTGGCCGGGATGGTCAAGGGCGTGAAGAAATCCTTCAACGAGGAGATTGACACTTCGTCGATGTCCCCAGTTGCCCGGAAAGGCGTGGCGCGACTGGGCCAAGTCGGATACATCGCCAAGGGGGTGGCACTGGGCGTGGTGGGGGGCCTGCTCAGCTATGCGGCGCTGACCTTCCACCGGCAGAAGGCGCCGGGGCTGGACGGCGCGCTGCATGCGATCCTGGCGCAGCCGTTGGGGCGGTTTCTGCTTACGGCCGTGGCGCTTGGATTCGTGGCCTTCGGCCTGTTCGCGATGCTCGAGTCACGCTACCGCCGGATGTAG
- a CDS encoding fatty acid desaturase, producing the protein MSLTRFDPAKEPVMQLGLLNLPWWGYALATLGLTHVTIASVTIFLHRHQAHRALDLHPIASHVLRFWLWLTTGMVTKEWVAIHRKHHAKCETPEDPHSPQVYGLRRVLFEGAELYRREARNPATLQKYGRGTPDDWIERKLYAKHVGLGIGIMLAIDLVLFGPIGLSIWAVQMLWIPFFAAGVINGVGHYWGYRNFAPNDTSKNIVPWGILIGGEELHNNHHAYVTSAKLSNKWWEFDLGWTYIRLLATLRLATVRKVAPKIHFDPAKTRCDAETLQAVTTHRYHVLAKFAKSLQQTALEEIHNLGACAVPVLNESRTREALRHWLQREEDALPAHERVVLLQAMHSSQSLRSIYAMRQELTALWSLSAASKEQQVKRLEEWCRRAEESGIGALQEFSRKLRCYA; encoded by the coding sequence ATGTCCCTTACGCGTTTCGATCCTGCGAAGGAGCCGGTGATGCAACTTGGCCTGCTCAATCTCCCATGGTGGGGTTATGCGTTGGCGACGCTGGGCTTGACCCACGTCACTATCGCGTCGGTCACCATCTTTCTGCATCGTCACCAAGCCCACCGGGCCCTTGATCTGCATCCCATCGCCAGCCACGTCTTGCGTTTCTGGCTGTGGCTCACCACCGGGATGGTGACCAAGGAGTGGGTGGCGATCCACCGCAAGCACCACGCCAAATGCGAGACCCCGGAAGATCCCCACAGCCCGCAGGTCTACGGCCTCAGGCGAGTGCTGTTCGAGGGCGCCGAACTCTATCGCAGGGAAGCCAGGAACCCTGCAACGCTTCAGAAATACGGCCGCGGTACTCCAGACGACTGGATCGAGCGCAAGCTCTACGCTAAGCACGTCGGCCTGGGTATCGGCATCATGCTGGCGATCGACTTGGTGCTGTTCGGTCCGATCGGACTCAGCATCTGGGCGGTGCAGATGCTGTGGATCCCGTTCTTCGCCGCGGGCGTGATCAACGGCGTCGGCCACTACTGGGGCTATCGGAACTTCGCACCGAACGACACTTCCAAGAATATCGTGCCGTGGGGCATCCTGATCGGCGGCGAGGAACTGCACAACAACCACCACGCTTACGTCACCTCCGCCAAGCTGTCCAACAAGTGGTGGGAATTCGACCTCGGTTGGACGTACATCCGTCTCCTGGCGACGCTGCGCCTGGCCACCGTGCGCAAGGTGGCGCCCAAGATCCACTTCGATCCGGCCAAGACACGCTGCGACGCGGAGACCCTGCAGGCCGTCACCACCCACCGCTACCATGTGCTGGCCAAGTTCGCCAAGTCCCTGCAGCAAACCGCCCTGGAGGAAATTCATAACTTGGGGGCTTGCGCGGTCCCGGTGCTGAATGAGTCCAGAACGCGGGAGGCGCTCAGACACTGGCTGCAACGGGAGGAGGACGCGCTCCCGGCGCATGAGCGCGTAGTATTGCTTCAGGCAATGCATTCCAGTCAGTCGCTGCGCTCCATCTACGCGATGCGCCAGGAACTCACTGCCCTGTGGAGCCTTTCCGCCGCCTCAAAGGAGCAACAGGTCAAACGGCTGGAGGAATGGTGCAGGCGCGCCGAGGAGAGCGGAATCGGCGCGTTGCAGGAGTTCTCCCGCAAGCTTCGCTGCTACGCTTAA